A window from Herbaspirillum sp. meg3 encodes these proteins:
- a CDS encoding DUF4399 domain-containing protein, with protein sequence MTSLASRLIQTLFCSAVLLVSAASTASLAQAAEPSVSFTAPMDGATVTSPFDVKFAVSGMEIKPLGDMTPNTGHHHLLINTGPIPKGAPIPMDETHLHYGKGQTEAKITLPPGKYKLTMQFGDGAHQSYGPAMSKTINITVK encoded by the coding sequence ATGACATCCCTGGCATCGCGTTTGATTCAAACCTTGTTCTGTTCTGCTGTGTTGCTGGTGTCGGCAGCTTCGACGGCATCGCTGGCGCAGGCGGCGGAGCCGTCTGTCTCCTTCACTGCACCGATGGACGGCGCCACCGTCACCAGTCCGTTCGACGTCAAGTTCGCCGTCTCCGGCATGGAGATCAAGCCACTGGGCGACATGACGCCCAATACCGGCCATCATCATCTGTTGATCAACACCGGCCCGATCCCGAAGGGCGCGCCGATCCCGATGGACGAGACGCACCTGCACTACGGCAAAGGCCAGACTGAAGCCAAGATCACGCTGCCGCCGGGCAAGTACAAGCTGACCATGCAATTCGGCGACGGCGCGCATCAGTCCTATGGCCCGGCCATGAGCAAGACCATCAATATCACCGTCAAGTAA
- a CDS encoding GNAT family N-acetyltransferase translates to MDLLIREATVDDAELIAELTRGSWANKVAPSSSGHREDPQRVAEDLQRGGGFVLLRDNTPAGSVRWLPLDTELDVWEILRMGILPSYRGERLSQHLMEALIHRALAADIGELRLAVRSDQEQLLDVYAAFGFEIAPELEYTRANPMEPSPIVMRRWLRN, encoded by the coding sequence ATTGACCTTTTGATTCGTGAAGCGACCGTTGACGACGCCGAGCTGATCGCGGAACTCACGCGTGGCAGCTGGGCCAACAAGGTGGCCCCAAGCTCCAGCGGCCACCGTGAAGATCCTCAACGCGTTGCCGAAGATTTGCAGCGTGGCGGCGGTTTTGTACTGCTGCGCGACAACACCCCGGCGGGATCGGTACGCTGGCTGCCGCTGGATACCGAGCTCGACGTTTGGGAAATCCTGCGCATGGGCATCTTGCCAAGCTATCGCGGCGAGCGCCTGTCGCAGCACCTGATGGAAGCCCTTATCCATCGTGCGCTGGCTGCCGACATCGGAGAACTCCGCCTGGCAGTCAGGAGCGACCAGGAACAATTGCTCGACGTCTACGCCGCCTTCGGTTTTGAAATCGCCCCGGAACTGGAATACACCCGCGCCAATCCGATGGAGCCGTCTCCTATCGTGATGCGTCGCTGGCTGCGCAACTGA
- the apbC gene encoding iron-sulfur cluster carrier protein ApbC, with protein MSITPEVVKTALSQVIDPNTGKDLVAGKSIKNIQLDGANVAFDVELGYPANSQIELIRSAAEAAVQGVAGVASVKANVYFKIVAHAVQRGIKLKSNVKNIIAVASGKGGVGKSTTAANLALALAAEGARVGILDADIYGPSQPMMLGIDAKPETKDGKTMEPLENHGLQVSSIGFMIDPDEPMVWRGPIVTQALQQLLDQTNWRDLDYLIVDMPPGTGDVQLTLSQKVPVTGAVIVTTPQDIALLDARKGLKMFEKVGIPILGIVENMSTHICSNCGHAEAIFGTGGGEKMCADFNVDFLGALPLTMTIREQTDSGRPTVVADPNGPVAEIYKNIARKVAVKVAEKAKDMTSKFPSIVIQND; from the coding sequence ATGAGCATCACCCCAGAAGTCGTCAAAACAGCGCTTTCCCAGGTCATCGACCCTAACACCGGCAAGGATCTGGTCGCAGGAAAGTCGATCAAGAACATCCAGCTCGATGGCGCCAATGTCGCCTTCGACGTCGAATTGGGCTATCCCGCCAACAGCCAGATCGAACTGATCCGCAGCGCCGCCGAGGCCGCCGTGCAGGGTGTGGCGGGTGTCGCTTCGGTCAAGGCCAACGTCTATTTCAAGATCGTCGCGCACGCCGTGCAGCGCGGCATCAAACTCAAGTCCAACGTCAAGAACATTATCGCTGTGGCATCCGGCAAGGGCGGCGTCGGCAAGTCGACCACCGCTGCCAACCTGGCGCTGGCGCTGGCGGCTGAAGGCGCGCGTGTCGGTATTCTGGACGCCGATATCTATGGCCCGTCGCAGCCGATGATGCTGGGCATCGACGCCAAGCCAGAAACCAAGGACGGCAAAACCATGGAGCCGCTGGAAAATCACGGCCTGCAGGTGTCCTCCATCGGTTTCATGATCGATCCGGACGAGCCGATGGTATGGCGCGGTCCTATCGTCACGCAAGCCTTGCAACAGCTGCTCGACCAGACCAACTGGCGCGATCTGGATTATCTGATCGTCGACATGCCGCCAGGCACCGGCGACGTGCAGCTGACGCTGTCGCAGAAGGTGCCTGTCACCGGCGCTGTGATCGTGACCACCCCGCAGGACATCGCCTTGCTGGACGCACGCAAGGGTTTGAAGATGTTTGAAAAGGTCGGCATCCCCATCCTCGGTATCGTCGAGAACATGAGCACGCATATCTGCTCCAATTGCGGCCATGCTGAAGCGATCTTCGGCACAGGCGGCGGCGAGAAGATGTGCGCCGACTTCAACGTCGATTTTCTCGGCGCCTTGCCGCTGACGATGACGATCCGCGAACAGACCGACTCGGGCCGTCCGACCGTGGTGGCCGACCCGAACGGACCGGTTGCAGAAATTTACAAGAACATTGCGCGCAAGGTCGCTGTCAAAGTGGCGGAAAAAGCCAAGGACATGACCAGCAAGTTCCCAAGTATCGTGATTCAGAACGACTGA
- the metG gene encoding methionine--tRNA ligase, translating to MSTSSPRQLFVTTALPYANGAFHIGHIMEYIQADIWVRFQRMQGHEVHFVGADDAHGAPIMIAAEKAGVTPQQFVANIAAGRKQYLDGFHIAFDNWSSTDSEENHQLSQDIYRALRDDAKLITTKTIDQFFDPVKSMFLPDRYIKGECPKCGTKDQYGDSCENCSAVYAPTDLKNPYSTLSGATPVMKSSEHFFFKLSDPKCVAFLREWALDNNRLQPEVANKCREWLDGESGLGDWDISRDAPYFGIEIPDAPGKYFYVWLDAPIGYLASLKNYFGKIGRDFDAFMTDDKTEQYHFIGKDITYFHTLFWPAMLKFAGRKVPNNVFAHGFITVSGEKMSKSRGTGISPLRYLDIGMNPEWLRYYIAAKLNAKVEDVDFNPDDFVARVNADLIGKYVNIASRAAGFIAKRFDGKLSTAWATADDAFLSKLRGIAPEILALYEQREYGKALRAIMEQADVINAYVDANKPWELAKDTAKDAQLHEVCSRLLEAFRILTVYLKPVLPQLAAQVEGFLKVAPFSWADVQTALPDGHVINAYAHLMQRVDPKMLDALFDAPEAAATPATGAPVETADAGIEELAPEISIDDFAKIDLRIAKIVNCEAVEGSTKLLRLTLDAGEGRMRNVFSGIASAYKPEELVGKLTVMVANLAPRKMKFGISEGMVLAASAKDEKAKPGIYVLTPWPGAEPGMRVR from the coding sequence ATGAGCACTTCATCGCCACGCCAACTTTTCGTTACCACCGCCCTTCCCTACGCCAACGGCGCGTTCCACATCGGCCACATCATGGAATACATCCAGGCCGACATCTGGGTCCGGTTCCAACGAATGCAGGGCCATGAAGTCCATTTCGTCGGCGCTGACGATGCCCACGGCGCACCGATCATGATCGCGGCTGAAAAAGCCGGTGTGACGCCGCAACAGTTCGTCGCCAATATCGCGGCCGGCCGCAAGCAATATCTGGACGGCTTCCACATCGCCTTCGACAACTGGAGCTCGACCGACAGTGAAGAAAACCATCAACTGTCGCAAGACATCTACCGCGCGCTGCGCGACGATGCCAAGCTGATCACGACCAAGACCATCGACCAGTTCTTTGATCCGGTCAAAAGCATGTTCCTGCCGGATCGCTACATCAAGGGCGAATGCCCGAAGTGCGGCACCAAGGACCAGTACGGCGACTCCTGTGAAAACTGCAGCGCCGTGTACGCACCGACCGACCTGAAGAATCCGTACTCGACCCTGTCCGGTGCAACGCCCGTGATGAAGTCGTCGGAACATTTCTTCTTCAAGCTGTCCGATCCCAAATGCGTGGCTTTCCTGCGTGAATGGGCGCTCGACAACAATCGCCTGCAACCGGAAGTGGCCAACAAATGCCGCGAATGGCTGGACGGTGAAAGCGGTCTGGGCGACTGGGACATCAGCCGCGATGCGCCCTACTTCGGCATCGAAATCCCGGACGCACCGGGCAAGTATTTCTACGTCTGGCTGGACGCACCGATCGGCTACCTGGCTTCGCTGAAGAATTACTTCGGCAAGATCGGCCGCGACTTCGATGCCTTCATGACCGACGACAAGACCGAGCAGTACCATTTCATCGGCAAGGACATCACCTATTTCCACACCTTGTTCTGGCCTGCGATGCTGAAGTTTGCCGGCCGCAAGGTGCCCAACAACGTGTTCGCGCACGGCTTTATCACCGTCAGCGGTGAAAAAATGTCCAAGTCGCGCGGCACCGGCATCTCGCCATTGCGCTACCTCGACATCGGCATGAATCCTGAATGGCTGCGCTATTACATCGCCGCCAAGTTGAACGCCAAGGTAGAAGACGTCGACTTCAACCCGGACGACTTCGTTGCACGCGTCAACGCCGACCTGATCGGCAAGTACGTCAACATCGCCAGCCGTGCGGCGGGTTTCATCGCCAAACGCTTCGACGGCAAGCTGTCGACTGCGTGGGCGACTGCCGACGACGCCTTCCTGTCCAAGCTGCGTGGCATTGCTCCGGAAATTCTGGCGCTGTACGAACAACGTGAATACGGCAAAGCCCTGCGCGCGATCATGGAGCAAGCCGACGTCATCAACGCCTACGTCGACGCCAACAAACCGTGGGAACTGGCCAAGGACACCGCCAAGGACGCGCAACTGCACGAAGTCTGCAGCCGCCTGCTGGAAGCATTCCGCATCCTGACCGTCTACCTGAAACCGGTGCTGCCGCAACTGGCGGCACAAGTGGAAGGCTTCCTCAAGGTCGCACCGTTCTCCTGGGCTGATGTGCAAACTGCGCTGCCTGACGGTCACGTCATCAACGCTTACGCTCACCTGATGCAACGCGTCGATCCGAAGATGCTGGACGCGCTGTTCGATGCGCCCGAAGCGGCCGCTACTCCAGCAACGGGCGCCCCCGTAGAGACCGCCGATGCCGGCATCGAAGAACTGGCGCCTGAAATCAGCATCGACGATTTTGCCAAGATCGATCTGCGCATTGCCAAGATCGTGAATTGCGAAGCAGTCGAAGGTTCGACCAAGCTGCTGCGCCTGACACTGGACGCCGGCGAAGGTCGCATGCGCAATGTCTTCTCCGGCATCGCTTCGGCTTACAAACCGGAAGAGCTGGTCGGCAAACTGACCGTGATGGTTGCCAACCTGGCGCCGCGCAAGATGAAGTTCGGCATCTCCGAAGGCATGGTGCTGGCCGCCTCCGCCAAGGATGAAAAAGCAAAACCGGGCATCTACGTGCTGACCCCATGGCCAGGTGCCGAGCCTGGCATGCGCGTTCGTTAA